The Balearica regulorum gibbericeps isolate bBalReg1 chromosome 5, bBalReg1.pri, whole genome shotgun sequence genome window below encodes:
- the LYVE1 gene encoding lymphatic vessel endothelial hyaluronic acid receptor 1, whose protein sequence is MATYFGVTSAVFSIWVMTFMAQNYFITGSILSPCRITGVGIYLEEKVNFSEASNACNQLNLQLASKDQVEKALKHGFETCSYGWVKDRFVVIPRITSNKKCGKGNIGLVEWHAEHFRTFKVYCFNSSDVHINSCKPDPTTTILPSSSAPMDLTAYSGSDLTENITAVPNVTESEQSLKNIKFRVICITETILPTEGTTTKMPEEYSLTDSSRNTSQAAFKNGAIVFGGIPTALLVLAVIFFIISVVLAICYIKKYKKTFPFSNKNEQKEMVETTALKEAKSNDKTQEKETKNNGKKVEESKTKPEATVKCLEAEV, encoded by the exons ATGGCAACTTATTTTGGAGTTACCTCAGCAGTATTTTCCATCTGGGTTATGACATTCATGGCTCAAAATTACTTTATAACAG GTTCCATTCTTTCACCTTGCAGGATCACAGGTGTAGGAATTTATCTTGAGGAGAAAGTGAATTTCTCAGAAGCAAGTAATGCATGTAATCAACTGAATCTACAATTGGCAAGTAAAGACCAAGTTGAAAAGGCTTTGAAACATGGCTTTGAAACATGCAG CTATGGATGGGTGAAAGATAGATTTGTTGTCATTCCTCGGATAACATCCAACAAGAAATGTGGTAAGGGCAACATTGGACTAGTGGAATGGCATGCTGAACACTTTAGAACATTTAAGGTTTATTGCTTCAATTCCTCAG ATGTTCACATTAATTCGTGTAAACCAGATCCAACTACAACCATACTACCTTCATCAAGTGCACCAATGGACTTAACTGCATATTCAGGCTCTGATTTGACTGAGAACATCACAGCAGTGCCCAATGTGACTGAGTCAGAACAATccctgaaaaatataaaattccGTGTAATATGTATAACTGAAACTATATTACCAACAGAGGGGACTACTACAAAAATGCCAGAGGAATACTCACTGACTGACTCTTCTAGAAACACTTCCCAAGCTGCCTTTAAGAACGGTGCCATCGTCTTTGGAG GTATCCCCACTGCACTTCTTGTACTGGCAGTCATCTTCTTCATTATTTCAGTTGTTCTAGCCATCTGCTATATCAAAaa gtACAAGAAAACCTTCCCATTTTCAAACAAGAATGAGCAAAAAGAAATGGTTGAAACTACTGCCCTCAAAGAGGCTAAGTCAAATGACAAAAcacaggagaaggaaacaaagaataatggaaaaaagGTAGAAGAGTCTAAAACCAAACCTGAGGCCACAGTAAAATGTCTAGAAGCAGAAGTTTAA